The window AGCATGTCCATCAGGTCTTCCTGACTGATGCCGCCGGGGGAAAGGTGGGTGTGCAGCAGGCGCAGGCCGCGCAGGCGTTCCTGCCCGCTGCGTCCGCGCGGCAGTTCGGGAATCATGATGCTGCCCGCCTCGCCCACAATAACCATCTGCACCCGGCCCTTGCGGTCAATAAGCAGGCCCAGTTGCCGCCCCACGGCGCGTGAAAGCAGGGAGAGTTCCCGGGCCTGGTCAACGGTGTAGACTTCTTCCGCCGGGAAACGGCGGTTGAACAGGCGGGTGAGTGCTGCAAGCTGGCTCGGCTTGAGCCCTTGCACGTTACCTTCTGGCTTTGGGATGGGAAGCTCCTGAACGAAAAAATGTTAAACCGCACCCGCAACCACTGTACCTCAAAAGGGGCAGGGCTGCGGGTGCGTGAACAAATGCGGTGAGTGGGCTGTGTTCAAGCCTAGGGACGCAGATACGAGGTGATCAGGGCATCGTAGCGCGAGGTTGCCTCAAAAGCGCGCGATGCCATAACCTGCCGGAACTCAAGGCCCACTGTGGTATCTTTTTCCATTTCTTCCATAGCGGCGGTGTACCACTGCGGCGAGGGCAGCACCAGGATGCTGTGGAAGTTCTTGGCCGCGGCGCGCAGCATGCAGGGGCCGCCGATGTCAATTTCCTCCACGGCCTGCTCAAGCGAGAGGTGGCGTTCCACCGCGCCCGCAAAGTCGTAAAGGTTGACGCAGACAAGGTCAAAGGGGCGAATGCCCTTTTCTGACAGGGTCTGCATGTGCTGCGGCTCGTCCTTGTTGGCCAGAATGCCCGCATGAATCTTGGGGTGCAGGGTTTTGACCCGGCCACCCAGAATCTCGGGGAATCCTGTGACGGTGCTTACTGCGGTGACGGACAGCCCGGCCGCCTCAAGGGCCTTCTGGGTGCCGCCGGTGGAGATAAGTTCCACCCCCCGCGATGTAAGAAACGTGGCAAACTCCACAAGGCCGCTTTTGTCCGTAACGCTCAGAATAGCGCGACGAATTGGCAAAATATCCATAAGCGACTCCTTGAAAAATGTCCCGAAAAGGGTTTGGCGGCGTATATACGCCCACATTCTTGATACTGCAAAAAGCCCGTTCTGGCAATGCGTTGCAGACAAAGCCCTCCCTGAGGCCCCTTGCCCGCAAAACAAGCCAAGGCTATGCTGCGGCAGGAGGACGTATGCAGCTCAAGCTTGTTTCATGGAATGTCAATGGTCTGCGCGCCGTGGCGGGCAAGCCCGAATGGGAATGGTTTTCGCGCACCGAAGCGCAGGTTGTGGCCTTGCAGGAAACCAAGGCCCACCCGGACCAGTTGAGTGAAGACGTGCGCGATCCTGACGGCTG of the Desulfovibrio sp. genome contains:
- a CDS encoding IMP cyclohydrolase, with amino-acid sequence MDILPIRRAILSVTDKSGLVEFATFLTSRGVELISTGGTQKALEAAGLSVTAVSTVTGFPEILGGRVKTLHPKIHAGILANKDEPQHMQTLSEKGIRPFDLVCVNLYDFAGAVERHLSLEQAVEEIDIGGPCMLRAAAKNFHSILVLPSPQWYTAAMEEMEKDTTVGLEFRQVMASRAFEATSRYDALITSYLRP